In one window of Niallia sp. Man26 DNA:
- the mdcA gene encoding malonate decarboxylase subunit alpha gives MEGASRVNKWTQKRDKKRAKLDKASRLLDGKFVDTSRIVELMELLIEPGSRVVLEGDNQKQASFLSKKLLEVDPAKVNELHMIMSSISMPEHLDIFEYGIASKIDFSYSGSQSLRVAQMIEDGTLKLGDIHTYLELFGRLFIDLIPDVVLVAADKADKDGNLYTGNNTEETPTIVEAAAFKDGIVIVQVNDIVDELPRVDIPGSWVDVVVKADKPYVIEALFTRDPQNITELQVLMGMMAIKGVYGKHNVQSLNHGIGFNTAAIELLLPTYGEQLGLKGKIARHWALNPHPTLIPAIESGWVESVHSFGSEVGMENYIAARPDIFFVGQDGSMRSNRALCQVAGQFAVDMFIGSTLQMDAQANSSTVTAGRLAGFGGAPNMGHDPRGRRHATPAWLEMIEKPHELAKGRKLVVQMVETFGANKKPVFVDSLDAIQVKTQSGLAVTPTMIYGDDVTHVITEEGIAYLYKSDSLEERKKALAAIAGVTPLGMESKERDVRSLRDQGIVAYPEDLGIARQQAKRSLLAARSVSDLVEWSEGLYVPPAKFRSWS, from the coding sequence ATGGAAGGAGCAAGCAGAGTGAATAAATGGACGCAAAAGCGTGATAAAAAACGAGCGAAATTAGATAAAGCAAGCCGCTTGCTGGACGGAAAATTTGTAGACACCTCTCGGATTGTAGAGCTGATGGAATTACTTATTGAACCAGGCTCAAGAGTAGTGTTAGAAGGAGATAATCAAAAGCAGGCGTCATTCCTGTCTAAGAAACTGTTAGAAGTAGACCCTGCCAAGGTAAATGAGCTGCATATGATCATGTCGAGCATCTCGATGCCTGAACATTTAGATATATTTGAATACGGAATCGCTTCAAAAATTGATTTTTCCTACTCTGGTTCGCAAAGCTTGCGTGTTGCACAAATGATTGAAGATGGAACGTTAAAGCTTGGCGATATACATACCTATTTAGAGTTATTTGGACGTCTGTTTATTGATTTAATCCCGGATGTTGTTTTAGTTGCGGCAGATAAAGCAGATAAGGACGGAAACTTGTATACAGGTAATAATACAGAAGAGACACCAACGATTGTAGAAGCAGCTGCCTTTAAAGATGGCATTGTTATTGTGCAGGTTAATGACATTGTGGATGAATTGCCTCGTGTTGATATACCAGGGTCATGGGTTGATGTGGTAGTAAAAGCAGATAAGCCATATGTCATTGAAGCGCTTTTCACAAGAGATCCGCAAAACATTACCGAATTACAAGTGCTGATGGGCATGATGGCCATTAAGGGGGTATATGGAAAACATAATGTCCAGTCTTTAAATCATGGGATTGGCTTTAATACAGCTGCCATCGAGCTGTTGCTGCCTACATACGGGGAACAGCTCGGTTTAAAAGGAAAAATTGCTAGACATTGGGCGTTAAATCCTCATCCAACATTAATACCGGCAATTGAAAGCGGCTGGGTCGAAAGTGTGCACAGCTTTGGCAGTGAAGTCGGCATGGAGAACTATATTGCAGCTCGACCTGATATCTTTTTCGTCGGCCAAGATGGTTCGATGCGCTCTAACCGTGCATTATGCCAAGTTGCAGGACAATTTGCGGTTGATATGTTTATCGGTTCAACACTGCAAATGGACGCACAAGCTAATTCCTCAACAGTAACAGCAGGACGCTTAGCCGGGTTTGGAGGAGCACCGAATATGGGCCATGATCCGCGCGGACGCCGCCATGCAACACCAGCATGGCTTGAAATGATTGAAAAACCGCATGAGCTGGCAAAAGGCCGTAAGCTTGTCGTGCAAATGGTCGAAACATTCGGTGCCAATAAAAAGCCGGTGTTTGTTGATTCGTTAGATGCGATTCAAGTAAAAACACAGTCAGGACTTGCGGTTACACCAACGATGATTTACGGCGATGATGTGACCCATGTTATTACAGAGGAAGGCATCGCTTATCTTTATAAGTCTGACAGCTTAGAAGAACGGAAAAAAGCACTTGCTGCAATTGCTGGTGTGACGCCTTTAGGGATGGAAAGCAAAGAAAGAGATGTTAGGAGCCTGAGAGACCAAGGCATTGTCGCCTATCCAGAGGATCTTGGCATTGCCAGACAGCAAGCAAAACGCTCTCTTCTTGCTGCAAGGTCTGTTAGTGATTTAGTAGAGTGGTCAGAAGGTCTTTACGTGCCGCCTGCAAAATTCCGGAGCTGGTCTTAA
- a CDS encoding malonate decarboxylase subunit epsilon, producing MKIVFTFPGQGEQVPGMLSDVPDYVNQVKESIGITLCDDKEAFQSTFWVQLALFVKGVAAARELMEKGITPQFVAGHSIGAFAAAVIAGVLTFDDAIKLVYQRAKRTEEAYPEGYGMGVISGLTEREVKKAVELSHTQASPVFLSNLNSELQIAVSGTLKGIHTAFKHAQDLGARKTTMLKVAIPSHCPLMADVSRELLELVGTFTLNNPKIPYLANHTGRVIRQKDKIAEDLALNVAYPVRWHDMAEICVESGADTFVEMPPGNVLTNLVKQAHGTTRQIAVDKVGLEATCYLINKWKEQAE from the coding sequence ATGAAAATTGTCTTTACCTTTCCAGGGCAAGGAGAACAAGTTCCTGGAATGCTGAGTGATGTGCCAGACTATGTGAATCAGGTGAAAGAGAGTATCGGAATTACTTTGTGTGATGATAAGGAGGCTTTTCAGTCGACTTTTTGGGTGCAGTTAGCTTTATTTGTGAAAGGAGTAGCTGCTGCGAGAGAGTTAATGGAGAAAGGGATTACTCCGCAGTTTGTTGCTGGACATTCGATTGGTGCATTTGCGGCAGCGGTTATTGCTGGTGTATTGACTTTTGACGATGCTATTAAACTAGTATATCAGCGGGCAAAACGAACGGAGGAAGCATATCCAGAAGGTTATGGAATGGGTGTAATCAGCGGACTTACGGAGCGTGAAGTGAAAAAGGCAGTTGAACTTTCACATACGCAAGCATCACCTGTGTTTCTTTCCAATCTTAACTCAGAACTGCAGATTGCCGTTTCTGGAACTCTGAAAGGAATACATACAGCATTCAAACATGCGCAAGATCTTGGTGCCAGAAAAACAACAATGCTTAAAGTAGCAATCCCATCACACTGTCCATTAATGGCTGATGTTTCACGAGAACTGCTGGAGTTAGTAGGTACATTTACTTTAAATAATCCGAAAATTCCTTATTTGGCAAATCACACTGGAAGAGTTATAAGACAAAAAGATAAAATCGCAGAAGACTTGGCTTTAAATGTAGCCTATCCTGTGCGCTGGCATGACATGGCTGAGATATGTGTTGAGTCTGGTGCGGATACTTTTGTTGAAATGCCGCCTGGTAATGTATTAACGAATCTTGTTAAGCAAGCACATGGAACAACACGGCAAATCGCTGTCGATAAAGTCGGTCTGGAAGCAACATGTTATTTAATTAATAAATGGAAGGAGCAAGCAGAGTGA
- a CDS encoding LysR family transcriptional regulator, whose product MDLLQLRYFQVTAKHENITHAANELLISQPALSKMIRRLETELDMQLFDRKGKNIFLNSAGEKFLKWVNLSLYALEQGVSEMKDIKNGQMDTITLYVTVGSMLLPKLLQQFRTKFPKTRFNLTQHTNKSISYNFAITSEPLEGNEHIVLLEEEILLGVPISHPLSHLDSVSLKDLEKEKFISLTSGKPLRHTTNKFFEQVHYEPDIIFESDDPATVRGLIQEGLGISFIPSILWKNVRQDPLKLLHIREPECKRTIYLCFPSGHSFTNVEKSLFDFLVGFFEEQIDESQGH is encoded by the coding sequence ATGGATTTACTGCAGTTAAGATATTTCCAAGTAACAGCAAAGCATGAGAATATCACCCATGCTGCCAATGAACTATTAATATCACAGCCTGCCCTCAGTAAAATGATTCGCAGGCTTGAGACAGAACTAGATATGCAGCTGTTTGATCGAAAAGGAAAAAATATCTTTCTCAATTCAGCGGGTGAAAAGTTTCTAAAATGGGTAAATCTATCACTCTATGCCCTTGAACAAGGCGTTTCAGAAATGAAAGACATAAAAAATGGGCAAATGGATACGATTACCCTTTATGTAACAGTCGGTTCGATGCTGCTGCCGAAGCTACTTCAGCAGTTTCGAACTAAGTTTCCAAAAACACGCTTTAATCTAACACAGCATACAAATAAAAGTATTTCCTATAATTTTGCCATCACATCTGAGCCATTAGAAGGTAACGAGCATATCGTCTTACTGGAAGAAGAAATATTACTGGGTGTTCCTATCTCCCATCCGCTAAGCCATTTAGACTCTGTTTCTTTAAAGGACTTAGAAAAAGAAAAGTTTATCAGCTTAACGAGTGGAAAACCATTGCGGCACACAACCAATAAATTTTTTGAACAAGTCCATTACGAACCAGATATTATTTTCGAAAGTGATGATCCAGCTACAGTTAGAGGACTAATTCAAGAAGGATTAGGCATCTCCTTCATCCCTTCAATCCTGTGGAAAAATGTCAGGCAGGATCCACTTAAACTGCTGCATATAAGGGAACCTGAATGTAAACGGACGATTTATTTATGTTTTCCAAGCGGGCATTCGTTTACCAATGTGGAGAAGTCACTATTCGATTTTCTCGTTGGTTTTTTTGAAGAACAGATTGATGAATCACAAGGTCATTGA